A window of Candidatus Nitrospira allomarina genomic DNA:
GTGCGGGCGTGACGATGCGCACTTGTTCGTTTTCGAGCAACGCCGCGCTGGGATTATTCACAATGCGATCGGTGGAGGAAATCCCCTCCGTGACTTCGACCGTGGCGTCGAGAATTTTGCCCACGGTGATCGACTTGAAATGAATCCGATCGTCATCCGTCAACACGGCGACTTCTGTCCCATTTTCCTGAAACACCATCGCGCTGGTTGGAATCGTGAGGAAATCAGAATCAACGGGCGTCGTGAGACTTACCTTGGCGTATGAGCCAGGCCAAAGGGCTCTATCCTCGTTGTCCAGTACAAATTCGGTAACCGCGGTCCGTGTGCTCACATTGAATCCACCTGCGACGGTCAGGAATTTTGCGGTAAAACGACGACTGGGCAATTGCGGCACAGTTACCTCGGCCGTCAGGCCTGGCTTGAGGAATGCTCCGAAAGACTCCGGCACAGAGATAAAGAGGCGCACCTTGCTGACGTCGGCCACAGTAAACAGGTTGCTGATCGCACTGGGAGAACTGATCGTGCCTTCCTTGTTGACATAGTCACCGACATTGATATTGCGATCAATCACCACACCATCAAAGGGCGCCACGATCGTTTTGAACCGAATCAGCGCTTCGAAATTTCTGACATTCTGCTCTGCGGCATTGACCCTTGCGGCCTGGGCGTTCGCCTCTGCCACTTTTACTGAAATCGACTGCTCGGAGACGGAATGATTATGGCGGAGCGCCAGATAACGTTTTGCGGTTAATTTGGCGAGACCATATAGGGCACGCTCAGACTCCAGGTCCGCCTTGGCCTGCCGATATTGAGCGTCAAGAGCCGGCGCATTGATTTCGGCCAGGACATCGCCTTTCTTCACCTTCGCTCCGTAATCCGTGTACCACATTTTCACATAGCCCGAGACCTGGGCGTAGATCGGCGCCTCAAACCAACCCTGAATATTGCCTGGGAGGGTAATAGTCTGTGTTGGCGGTAACGGTTTGGGATTGATGATGG
This region includes:
- a CDS encoding efflux RND transporter periplasmic adaptor subunit, whose translation is MKNLRGKGLVILAILLGLLYMGYRIYAHNSGAAALREETLADAVPIVSIINPKPLPPTQTITLPGNIQGWFEAPIYAQVSGYVKMWYTDYGAKVKKGDVLAEINAPALDAQYRQAKADLESERALYGLAKLTAKRYLALRHNHSVSEQSISVKVAEANAQAARVNAAEQNVRNFEALIRFKTIVAPFDGVVIDRNINVGDYVNKEGTISSPSAISNLFTVADVSKVRLFISVPESFGAFLKPGLTAEVTVPQLPSRRFTAKFLTVAGGFNVSTRTAVTEFVLDNEDRALWPGSYAKVSLTTPVDSDFLTIPTSAMVFQENGTEVAVLTDDDRIHFKSITVGKILDATVEVTEGISSTDRIVNNPSAALLENEQVRIVTPAPGYDRLNTNGPTSKNPPEKQPDEPVSKAQTEAPMTKDQSSQ